The genomic window TCGAGGAGCAGGTGACGGTGCCCGTCAAGATCGCCCGCCAGACCTGTACCCGCTGTGGACGGATCGCCGGCGACTACTACGCCAGCATCGTCCAGATCCGCGCCGAGGATCGGACCCCGACGACCGAGGAGACGGACCGAGCGAAAGAGATCGCGAACCAGATCGTGGCGGACATGGAGGCCACGGGCGACCGCAACGCCTTCGTCACCGAGGTCGGCGAGGTCGACGACGGGCTGAATGTCAAGGTCTCGACCAACAAGATCGGGAAGAAGATTTCGAACAAGATGATCGAGGAGTTCGGCGGCACCGTCAACGACGCCGAAACCCTCGTCACGGAGGACGAGGACGGCAACGAGGTCTATCGGGTCACCTTCGCCGTCCGCCTGCCGCCCTACACTCCCGGGGAGATCATCGAACTCGCGGACGACGACGGCGGCCCCGTCCTCGTCCGCAGCGCCCGCGGCAACCTCAAGGGCGTCCGCGTGACGACCGGCGAGCGCTACGAGGCGAGTTACGAAGAGGGGAATTCGCCCGACGCGCGCAGGCTCGGCGACCTCGAGGACGCGGCCGAAGCGACGGTCGTCACCGTTGAAGACGACAACGCGGTGCAGGTACTCGACCCCGAGACGTTTCAGGCCAAAACGGTCTCGCGGCCGGACTACTTCGATCCCGAGGCTGAGACCGTGCCCGTGCTGAAGAGCCGCGCCGGACTGCACATTCTACCCGACGAGGACGACGGGAGCGATGACTGACGAGGACGCGCCGGAGCCGTCGGCCGACGACGCCCTCGAGCCCGCGGTCGACGAGGTCCTCGAGCGAGCGGAGGCCGACGCCCCGCTGGCTGCGATCGTCGCGAAAGACCGGGCCGAGACCGCCATCGAGTCGCTTCGCGCCGAGGGGGTCTACGACGAGACGCGGCGCGTCCGAGAGGCGCGAGGCGAACGCGACCGGGAGGACGCCACCGCAACGCGAGCCGAAGGTGATCGTGAGGACGCCACCGCAACGCGAGCCGAAGGTGATCGTGAGGACGCCACCGCAACGCGAGCCGAAGGTGATCGTGAGGACGCCACCGCAACGCGAGCCGAAGGTGATCGTGAGGACGCCACCGCAACGCGAGCCGAAGGTGATCGTGAGGACGACCCCGACAGCGTCGCCCTGCCGGTCACGGAACCGCCGACCGAGACGCGGGTGCTCGAGGTCGTCCGGCAACTCGAGCCCGAGCCGCGGAATCCGGACCTGGAAGACCTACTTGCCGATCGGGGCTGGAGCGAGGCCGACCTCGAGTCGGTCCCGGGCTCGTGGGCGGTGATCGGGTCGGTGATCCTCGTGACGGTGCCCGAGGGCTGTCCCGACGAGGCCGAACTGGGCGAGGCCCTGCTCGAACTCCACGGCGAGGCCGACAGCGTGCTGGCCGACGACGGGATCGCAAACGACGGGCCGGCGGGCACCTACCGCGAGCCCCGGACCCGGCTGATCGCGGGCCAGCAGGATACGGAGACGATCCACACCGAGCACGGAACGCGGTACGGACTCGACCCCGCGACGGTGATGTTCTCGCCGGGGAATCAGGCCGAGCGCGCTCGGATGGGCGACATCGGAAGCGACGACGAACACGTCTTCGACATGTTCGCCGGCATCGGCTACTTCACCCTCCCGATGGCCCGAGCCGGCGCGCGGGTGACCGCGACCGAGATCAACCCGACCGCCTTCCGCTACCTGCTCGAGAACGCCGTGCTCAACGACGTCGGCGACCGGGTCGACGCCTACATGACCGACTGCCGCGATCTCGCCGGGGAGATCGAGGCCGATCGAGTCGTCATGGGCTACTACGGCAGTTCGGACGGCTCGAGCGACGAGGACGAAAGCCCGGACCACGGCGCGCGCACCGACGAAGCGCACGACTTCCTCGACGACGCCCTCGCGGCGCTCGTCCCCGGCGGCGTCGTCCACTACCACGAGGCGACCCCCGAACCGCGGCTCTGGGACCGGCCGCTCGAGCGACTCGAGGCCGCCGGAACCGCCGCCGGGCGCGAACTCGAGGTACTCGAGAAGCGCCGAGTGAAGAGCCACAGCGCGGGCGTCGCACACGTCGTCGTCGATGCTCGGTTCGAGTAGCGAGGCGCCAACGGCCCGACGGCTCGCGGCGGCGGTCGTGGGATTGATACACGCGGAGCGAATCCGGTCGTCTATGGACAAGAATCAGCTCATCGCACTCGTCTTCGCGGTCCTCATGGTGTCCTCGATGGTCGCGTGGGGCGCGACGGCGATCTTCTAACGGGCCGCCGGGCTCACGGGCTCCGACGCGACGCAGTCCGACGTAGTATCAATAAAATGATTATCCGGTCGCCGCTATTCGTCCGTGTCCCAGACGTCCGCCAGCGGACTCGAGCGGGAAGAGCGGTCCGATCCGGATCGACTCGAGCGCGACGACCCCCCATCGCGGCCGCCGGAGTCGGCGCCGTCGGCTCGTCCCCGGTTCGTGGTACCAGTTCCGGAGCCCGAACGGGATCGGCCGCCGGTTCCCGACGCCGTCCCGTCGAGCGCTGACCGCGGCTCGAAGGCCGGCAAGTCCGGCCGCTCCATGCGGTCGACCTGCGCCTCGAACCAGTCCGGCATGTCCGTCTTCGCGCGATCGAACAGGTCCACCAGACTCGAGTCCGCGAGGTACGTCGCCCCGTAGTCGTCGGGCGCGCGGACGACCCGGCCACAGCCCTGAATGACGGTTCTGAGCGCCGTGCGGTAGTACCACGCCCACTGGCCTTCCTCGAGTCGGTGGGCCACCCGCGAGTCACCGGTGTTGAGGAACGGGGCCTTACAGAGGACCTGCCAGCGACAGAGGTCGCCCTTGAGATCCAGCGCTTCCTCCATCTTCACCGAGAGGAAGACGTCGGGGTCGTCGCTCGCTTTCCACTCCTCGAGGGCGGCGTCGCGGCCGTCGCGGTCGTGGAGCCGAATCCGGTCACCGACCCCGAAATCCGAGAGGAGGTCGGTGAGTCGCTCCTGAATGTCGTAGGAGTGGGCGTGGACCAGCCCCTTCTCGTCGGGGTGGTGTTGCATCAGGCGGACGATGGTGCGGGCGATCTTCGGCGTCGTTTCGTCGCGCTCCTCGTAGGTCATCTTCCCCTGTGTCACGTCGTACAGCGGCCGGTTCTCGACGGGGAAGGTGTGTTCGACGTCGACCAGCGCGACATCGTCGGGGTCGAGTCCGACCTGGCGACAGAAGGCGGCCTTGTTGAGGATCGTCGCCGAGAGGAGCGCGAACTTGTTGCCCCGGTCCCAGACGGTGTGCTGGAGGTACTTCTCGGGGTTCATCGGTTTGATCGTCAGCGGGCCGCCCTGCGGTTCGTCGCCCTCATCATCGGTATCGCGCGACCCCGACCGCAGTTCGGACTGGTCGACCAGCCACGTCGTCGGGCTCTGAGGATCGCGGTAATCGGAGACGAACCACTCGAGTTCGCCGATGAGTTCCTGGAGGCGGTCGCGTTCGCGCACTTCGCCGGGGGACAGCGAGTCCTGTGCGAGCAGGTCGTCCTTGCGGCGCTCGCAGGTACCGGCGAGGTTTTCGGCGTAGCGGACGGCACGCTCGATTCCGTCGATCTCGGGGACGCGGAGGTCGTCCCAGAACGGGACGGTCCGCGGGCCGAGTTGGATGGTCGCGTACATCTCGGCCCACTCGGCGAGGCCGTGGGCCTCGTCGACGACGACGACGTCGCGTTTGCGGAAGACTTCGCTCCCGGCGGTCTGCATGAAGTAGGCCAGCGTCATCGCCGCGATTTCGCGGTTCGACGCGATCGCCCGGTCCGAGAAGTACGGACATCGGTGTTTGACCGAACAGTCGTAGCCCCGCTCTCGCACGCAGGGGGCCTGATTGACCGGCGTGTCGCGTTCCTCCGGCAGGATGCAGGTGTAGTTCGACTTGCCGCGGATGACGTTGAGATCGGCCAGTAAGTCGTCGGCCGCCACGTCGTCTAGCTGGGAGACCTGCGGGGTCGTGTAGTACGCTCCGGTGGCGTCGCTGGGATCGCCCTCGTCCGCGCGGCGGGCGCAGCCGGCGACGGCGCGGGCGAGCAGGGACTTGCCGCTGCCCGTCGGCGCGCGAACGAGCACGACGTCGTTACCGGCCGCGAACGCGTCGCGAATGTCACGGAGGGCCTGCTGTTGGGTCCCGCGGTAACTCGGCGCGGGAAACTCCTCGAAGATCCGCTCGGGATTCACCGTTCGTCTCACGGGGCGGCCGCGTCCTAAATGCTGCGGACCGTTGCGCCCGCTGCAGCGTTCCGGAGGGACGGACCCGCAGCGGCGTCGAAACCGCCGGCTACCGTCGAGTATCACGCACCTACGGGAAACGAGCGGCTATCGACGAGGGGGTAGCCGGCCGATTACAAATACGAAATCCGCCGTCGGATCGACGTGCGGAAGGGTCGCTCAGCGGTAGAGCACCGCGGTGCCACTTGGTTCCGCGGCGGCATTTCGCCCCGTGGCGTTCAAATCCCACCCCTTCCGCTCACGGTTACGGTATGCCGTGGACGCGGCTGCGAGCCATCGTGCTCGCGTCGACACGGCGCAGTGCGCCGTGACCGTCACACTCGCCTCCACTCTCCGACGCCCGACATTTTTTGTGCCGACGACCGTCGCCGAGTCGCCCGGATCGACGTTATAGCACGCCGAGTCGCGAGGTCTCCTCGTCGACCCGTTCTAACCGCTCGATGTCCTCGACGGTCGGGTAGTCCGGCAGCGCCTCGATACACGGATAGCACAGCAGGTGCGACGATCCGTCCTCGAGTTCCAGCGTCATCGCGGTCCCGACGGTGCCGGCGTCGGTGCCGAACGACCAGAGGTTGGCGATCCCGCCCGACACCGTGACCGTTCGGCCGCAGCCGTCACAGGAGTCCTTCGACATACGTTGGCGTGGGTGCCCGACGGTCAAAGTCGTTCTCCCGTCGGACTCGGTCGTGCTTCTCGAGTCCCGGACGGCGGGAGCCCGCACAGCGGTTATAGGCCACAGCGGCATAGCGCCGCACATGGAGGTGAACTGCGAGGGCTGTGCGGGCTGTTGCATGGACTGGCGACCGCTGCTCGAACGCGAGGACGGAGCGACGGCCGCGGCTCGAGACGCCGACGCCGAAAGCGGAGGCGACGGCGAAGCCGACCACCGACGCCAGCGGTCGCGCGACCCGTTCACCGAGGGCGGCGACGAGCAGGGATCGTCCCGGAAGCCGCTCGACGATGACGCGAACTTCGTCCCGCTGACCCGCGACGAGGTACGGGCGTTCCTCGACGCGGGGATGGCCGACGCGCTGACGCCGCGGTTCTGGTACGCCCGCGACGCCCGCGGCGAGCGCTCCGACGGAGCGAACGAGGAGGAAGGACCCGCGAGCGGCGCGCCGCGAGGGAACGGGGCCGACGACGAGGGCGTCGACATCGACGGCCACACCGTCGCCGCCGTCGCGGGCCGGCCGGTCTTCTTCGTGGGCCTCCGAAAACCGCCGAAGCCGGTAGCCCCGTTCGGTCGCGAGGAGCCGACGTGGCTCCCGATCTGCGTCTTTCTCGATCCGGCGACGCTGCAGTGTCGGATTCACGGGAGCGACCGCTATCCCGACGAGTGCGGGGCCTACCCCGAACGCAACCTCGCGCTCGAGCAGGCGACCGAGTGCGAGCGCGTCGAGGCGGCGTTCGGCGGCGACCGGCTGTGCGGGGCCGATCACGACGACCCGGACGGACTGCTGCTCGGCTCGCAGGCGATCGGCGCGAAACTGTTCTGCCATCCGCGGCCGGCCGATCTCGAGGGCATCGTCGAGCGAGCCGCGAGCGGCGACCTCACGCAGGCGGATCGAGCCGAGGTGATCGCGGTCGCCGCCGCCTCGAGCCCCGGAACGCTGGCGACCTCCGACCACCACTACGAGCGGGCGAAAGCGCGGGTGCTCGAGGATGAGGGCGGAGACGACGAATCGACCGCTTCGGAAGAGAGGTCTTGGGTCGGGCCAGCGATCCGCGACTGGAACCGGCGCTACCGGGCGGCCGGCGAGACTGTTCCGTCACCGGCCGTCGCCGACGCCGTCGAAACGGCCCGCGGCGCACCCGAAACGCCGGGTTGGGACGCCCTCGAGTGACCGGTTCGGCGCGAGTGCGTTCGAAGTCGTACGAATTCGATGGCGTGCGAACGAGAGCGGACGAGTCGAGGGGGTTCGAACGGACGGACTGCACTCTGGACCCGCGGAAACCCCTGCCAAAAGAGGAGAAACGCACCGCCGGTCGGCGCTAGTCCGATTTCATCTGTTCGAACCGGTCGAGGAGTTCCTCGGTGGAATCGCCGGAGTCGTACTCGACCTCGCCGCGGTAGATCGTCCGCTCGTCGTCGAAATCGGTGTCGACCTTCGATGCTTGTTGTTCGCGGCGCTCGTGCTCGTCCTCGTCATAGGCACCCATTGACATGGTAAGTATAGACACGGTAGGGGCGTCGCGACTATTAATGTAACGGTCCATCACATCTGCTGATCGCGTAAAACGAATCCCGTTTCCTGTAACGATTACACGAATCGGGCGACGAATCGGACGATTCGTTCGACAGGTGACAACGAACGATATATGCACCCCCGCGGCCTAATACCGAGCGTGGCACGGCCGCTTCGCTTTCGCTACTCGCCCCAGTCGTGGAGCGACGGGCGAGTACAACACGATATTCTCCAGCCGCTCCAGTCGAATATCGGCGCACAGGAAGTCTCGCCGTGGTTCAAGATCGGCGGCGGCTGGCAGACACACCGCTTCGAGATGCAAAACGGCGATGTCGCCCTCTTTGCGCGCACCGACTCGGAGGCCTACTGGATGGGCAACACCGAAACGCCCTCCGCGCTCTGGAAGACAAACAAGTTCGGCTGGCAGGAAGTCCCCCATCACGTCTCGCGGTGGGCCCAGCGGGAACTGACCGCGACGCTCCACGAGGAAGACCCGTGGCTCGCCGACTACCCGCACCTCTCGTGGTTCTTCCTGCCGGTTTTCATGTCCAAAGACGGCCGTCACTCGACTCGAGCATTCTTCCGCGAGCACGCCGCCGGCTTTCCCGACGCCGGCCGTCGGGAAGCTACCCGCTTCTTCGAGGCGTTCCTGCAGACCGGCATTCTCGACGAGTACCGACACGTCATGTCGGGGAAACTCGGGACCAGCGACCACGTCGACCGCGTCCGGATGAGCGCCGCGATGGCCGAGTTCATCGCCGCGAAGATCCTCACCGACGCGGGCTACGGCGTCGTCCCGGAGATCGAGGTCACGACCGGTCACTCGCTCGATTTCCGGGCCGAAAGCGCCGACACGAACGTCCTCGTCGAAGTCACTCGCCCGCAACCGCCGGGCAACCGCGCCGCCTCGGGTCCCGTAGCCGCCGTCCGCGACACCGCCGAGACCAAGACCAACGGCCAGCTGGCCGAACACGGCGGCGGCGCGGTGCTGTTCGTCGACTGCTCGAGTTTCCGAGACGATTCGTGGAGTGCGGTCCGCGGCGAACAACCCGACGTTCGCCACCGGCCCGCGGTCGTCTACCGTGTCCGGCCGAACGGCCACGTCGAGGGGTATCGGAAGGGCGCGGTCCCCCTCGATCTGGGCGACGCGATGGAATTTCTGGACTGAGTCATCGAGACCGTGCTCGAGACTGTCGTCTGTGCTCTCACACCCTGCAACGGAGTGTGACGTAGTTGTAGCATGCCATAGTTCCCGTTGGTCGCTCGCGGGTGCCAATAGGGGCCTCTCCGCCAGTGGGAAGTACAAGCAGTTGTACCGAGCGTGAGCGAAGCGAACGCTCGGCCTTTTTTAATCGAATTTTTTTGCTCGAGCGGTCGGCCTTCGGCCGACCCGAGAGTAAAAAACTTCGTTCTTTAGAAGGAAACGGCGTCGGGCGAGTACGGGCTGCCGACCGGGGTCGGGTCGCGGTCGCTGTAGCCGACGCGGCCGACGGCCTTGTCGCTGACGGCGGAGTAGACGGCAAAGCGCGCGTCCTCGGAGTTGTCGAAGGTTTCGGGCTCGAGGCGGGCGAGTACATCGCCGACCGTCTCGCTACCGTTCGGGAGTTCGAGGGTACGGTCGCCGTACTCCTCGATCAGTTCCTCGGTCGTGGCGGGATACTCGTGGTCGTCGATGACGTCGCCGGTGCCGTTGAGCAGCATTACACCCTATCTTCTGTGAACGATAATTATAAACATTGTCCACGTATGTTTCCTAGTAGCACTGGACACCTTATACACCTAATATTACCCTAGAGATAGAGGACGACGGGTGCGAATCAGAGTAACGCCTTTACGAGCGGGCCCGTTCGGATACCGTATGCTGTATGCGGATTTACACGTCCACACGACGCGCTCGGACGGGAGCCTCGAGCTCGAGGCCGTCCCCGAAGCCGCCCGTCGCGGCGGCGTCGATGTCGTCGCGGTGACGGACCACGATCGGGTACAGCCGTTCGACGGACCGGTCGTCGAGCGCGACGGGGTGACCCTCGTCCACGGGATCGAGCTGCGCGTCGAGACGCCGGGGGGCCAGCGGATCGATCTGCTCGGCTACGGCCTCGAGCCGAGCACGGAACTCGAGGCGATCCTCGGGAAGATTCAGGAGAACCGCATCGAGCGCGGTCGGGCGATCGTCGACTGCGTCGAGTCGCGACTCGATATCGATCTCGACGTGACCATCGACGGCGGGTTCGGGCGGCCCCACATCGCGCGGGCGATCGAGGCCCATCCCGGGACCGACTACGACTATCAGGGCGCGTTCGATCACGTTATCGGCTCCGATTGTCCGTGTTACGTCCCTCGAGACGTCCCGTCGTTCGAGCGCGGGCAGGCGGCGTTATCCGAGTCGTGTCGGCTCGTCTCGCTGGCCCACCCGTTGCGGTACCGCGACCCCGAGAGCGCCCTCGCGCTGGCCGCCGATCTCGACGCCGTCGAACTGCAGTACCCCTACGGCCGCGAGGTCGATCGCGAATCCGTCGAGCGGGCGATCGAGCGCCACGACCTGCTCGCGACCGGTGGCAGCGACGCCCACGACGAGCGACTCGGCGTCGACGGGCTCTCCCCCGAGGCCTACGACCGACTCGAGTTGACAGTCGAGTAACCCAAAGCGTGACATCCTCCCCACCGTTCACGGCGGGGCTTCCCCTACAACGGGAATCCGATCTGGCAGGTTTCAGTCCGAGTAGGCCGTGAGCGTCATCTGCGAGGATTTCTCGCTCGTCTCGCGGTGAACTGTGGCGCTGTCACTGGCGCTCCCGTTCCGAGGCGAGTCATCGCGTTCCGGTTCCCAAGGAACGCTCTCTCCCCACGGATTGACGCGTCCGGCGATGTTTGCCGCCGCGTTGATATCTGCTTGGAACTCTGTTACGTGGCAGTCGTCGTGCGGACAGACGAACTCCGCTTGTTCGTCTCGCCGCCCAAGGCGGTTGCACGCGTGGCACGTCTGCGAGGTGTACGCCGCGTTGACGTACTCGACCCGAATCCCGTCTTCGGCCGCTTTGTCTTCGATACGACCCTGAAGACGAGCGAACGCCCACGCGTGAAGCCGCCGATTCATGAACTTGCCGTAGTCGAGTCGTTCCCGGATGTACGACAGGTCCTCGAGTACGATAACTGGGTCCTCGAACGACTTGGCGTACTTGACGGCACGTCGAGACACATTCTCGACAATATCTGTCAGCGCGTTCTGGTAGTGGTCGAAGCGTTCGTTGATCCGCCACTCGGCAGTATCACGTTCCTGCAGGCGCTTCAGGGTCGTGAACATCTCTTTGCGGAGGTGTCGCGCACGACTGCCACTCTCGAGCATTGGCTTCCGTGGTACGTCGCGTTTGAGGGCACAGCCCGTAATTAACGCGCTCTCGCCTACGTCGAAACCGATGTACGTTATATCGTTAGACTCAGCCGGTTCGTTGACCGAGAACTCAATGGTGACGTGTAACTCCCACGACGTTCGATGACGCTGCAGCCGCAGTTCGCCTGCCTTGGCGTTGTCATTGAGCAGGTCGAACCACAAGGACTCTTGCTCAGGATTGATCCGAAGCGGAATCCAGAAGTTCGTCCCGCGACCGGGTTGCGGGACCTGCCAGACAAAGCCGTGTTCACGCTCGTCGGTGTGATCGAATTTCGCGGCCCGGTTGACGAGTCGGAGCGGATGTTCGTCGTCAAGCTCACGGGCGTTGTACGTGTCCCGAAGCTTCGGGACGTACGACTTGAGCGCGTCTTTGGCTTGATAGGGCAGGTCGTAGGGTGTGACGATATCGTTAACCGCAGACATCGTTTTTGCTCGGGCGTCAAAGGCGTCGTGGAGTGCGTCGCGGTACGTGTCCAAGAGGTGCTGCAGGCGTTGCTCTTTGCCCGCAGTGGGTGTAGCGAGCGTGGCCTGTAGTGTTTTCGTCACCGTATCGGACACATATTTAGGTAGAGCTTATATAAAGTTAAGTGTAACGGAGTACGAGAATGATCTGTACCAAACATCAATTTCGAGGTAGACGACCAGCACGAACGGTTAAAAGAGACAAAGAAGCGCCACGGGCTGACTTGGAAGGGGATGATGCTCTACGCGCAAGAGCAGTTGGATTCCGAGAGAGGCAACTGATCGGTGGACAGCGTAGTCAAGTGACGCGATTCCCCACCCGGCCTAAAGGCCGGGGTTCCCTCGCTGCTTAAAGATGGCCGCTAGCGGAGGGTTCAATGCATCGTGGTCCTAACGAGGGAGTATGAACTGCCACTATTGCGACCGCGAGGCTGCCTTCGCCGCGGAGTCCGACGGGCTCAAAGTTGGCCTCTGTGAGGAGCACTTTCGCGAGCGGCTGCAAGAGCTCGCGGAGGCAGACGGGCTCGAGAGCCTGAAGGAGAAAGTCGACGTCGACCGCGCCGAATAAGGCGTCCGTTAGGCCGTTCGTCCGGCGTCGACGTCGATGGCGTCGACCGGACAGACGTCGACACAGAGCATACAATCGATACACTGCGCTTCGTTCGCGGGGTCGGCCTTCTCTTCGCTCTCGGGGTGTCCCGGCGTGTCGATCCACTCGAAAACGTCGACCGGACAGTCCTCGACGCAGGCGCCGTCGGCGAGACAGATGTCGAAGTCGACGGCGACGTGCGTGCCGTGGATGCCGAGTTCTTCGGGTTCGTCGACGGGCCCCCAGACCGAGTGTCCCTCGTGTTCGTCGACCTGTTCGCGGTTCTCGTGGAACTGTGGGTCTATGGCCATTGCTAGCAGATTAAACGCGGGTCGCGCACTTAAAAGTGCGTACTCGTCGGCGTTCGATTGACGGCGGAATCGAGGAAGGC from Natrinema versiforme includes these protein-coding regions:
- a CDS encoding 60S ribosomal export protein NMD3, which encodes MSESRAFCPRCGDPVPERSASDANDPLRPGAEVELCDACYFEDFDFVDAPDRIDVRVCSRCGAVYRGNRWVDVGAEDYTDIAIEEVSEALGVHVDVEDVAWQIDPEQVDQNTIRMHCYFTGVVRGTPVEEQVTVPVKIARQTCTRCGRIAGDYYASIVQIRAEDRTPTTEETDRAKEIANQIVADMEATGDRNAFVTEVGEVDDGLNVKVSTNKIGKKISNKMIEEFGGTVNDAETLVTEDEDGNEVYRVTFAVRLPPYTPGEIIELADDDGGPVLVRSARGNLKGVRVTTGERYEASYEEGNSPDARRLGDLEDAAEATVVTVEDDNAVQVLDPETFQAKTVSRPDYFDPEAETVPVLKSRAGLHILPDEDDGSDD
- a CDS encoding class I SAM-dependent methyltransferase family protein, with product MTDEDAPEPSADDALEPAVDEVLERAEADAPLAAIVAKDRAETAIESLRAEGVYDETRRVREARGERDREDATATRAEGDREDATATRAEGDREDATATRAEGDREDATATRAEGDREDATATRAEGDREDDPDSVALPVTEPPTETRVLEVVRQLEPEPRNPDLEDLLADRGWSEADLESVPGSWAVIGSVILVTVPEGCPDEAELGEALLELHGEADSVLADDGIANDGPAGTYREPRTRLIAGQQDTETIHTEHGTRYGLDPATVMFSPGNQAERARMGDIGSDDEHVFDMFAGIGYFTLPMARAGARVTATEINPTAFRYLLENAVLNDVGDRVDAYMTDCRDLAGEIEADRVVMGYYGSSDGSSDEDESPDHGARTDEAHDFLDDALAALVPGGVVHYHEATPEPRLWDRPLERLEAAGTAAGRELEVLEKRRVKSHSAGVAHVVVDARFE
- a CDS encoding helicase C-terminal domain-containing protein, whose translation is MNPERIFEEFPAPSYRGTQQQALRDIRDAFAAGNDVVLVRAPTGSGKSLLARAVAGCARRADEGDPSDATGAYYTTPQVSQLDDVAADDLLADLNVIRGKSNYTCILPEERDTPVNQAPCVRERGYDCSVKHRCPYFSDRAIASNREIAAMTLAYFMQTAGSEVFRKRDVVVVDEAHGLAEWAEMYATIQLGPRTVPFWDDLRVPEIDGIERAVRYAENLAGTCERRKDDLLAQDSLSPGEVRERDRLQELIGELEWFVSDYRDPQSPTTWLVDQSELRSGSRDTDDEGDEPQGGPLTIKPMNPEKYLQHTVWDRGNKFALLSATILNKAAFCRQVGLDPDDVALVDVEHTFPVENRPLYDVTQGKMTYEERDETTPKIARTIVRLMQHHPDEKGLVHAHSYDIQERLTDLLSDFGVGDRIRLHDRDGRDAALEEWKASDDPDVFLSVKMEEALDLKGDLCRWQVLCKAPFLNTGDSRVAHRLEEGQWAWYYRTALRTVIQGCGRVVRAPDDYGATYLADSSLVDLFDRAKTDMPDWFEAQVDRMERPDLPAFEPRSALDGTASGTGGRSRSGSGTGTTNRGRADGADSGGRDGGSSRSSRSGSDRSSRSSPLADVWDTDE
- a CDS encoding YkgJ family cysteine cluster protein, which produces MEVNCEGCAGCCMDWRPLLEREDGATAAARDADAESGGDGEADHRRQRSRDPFTEGGDEQGSSRKPLDDDANFVPLTRDEVRAFLDAGMADALTPRFWYARDARGERSDGANEEEGPASGAPRGNGADDEGVDIDGHTVAAVAGRPVFFVGLRKPPKPVAPFGREEPTWLPICVFLDPATLQCRIHGSDRYPDECGAYPERNLALEQATECERVEAAFGGDRLCGADHDDPDGLLLGSQAIGAKLFCHPRPADLEGIVERAASGDLTQADRAEVIAVAAASSPGTLATSDHHYERAKARVLEDEGGDDESTASEERSWVGPAIRDWNRRYRAAGETVPSPAVADAVETARGAPETPGWDALE
- a CDS encoding DUF5786 family protein; its protein translation is MSMGAYDEDEHERREQQASKVDTDFDDERTIYRGEVEYDSGDSTEELLDRFEQMKSD
- a CDS encoding DUF5784 family protein, with the translated sequence MARPLRFRYSPQSWSDGRVQHDILQPLQSNIGAQEVSPWFKIGGGWQTHRFEMQNGDVALFARTDSEAYWMGNTETPSALWKTNKFGWQEVPHHVSRWAQRELTATLHEEDPWLADYPHLSWFFLPVFMSKDGRHSTRAFFREHAAGFPDAGRREATRFFEAFLQTGILDEYRHVMSGKLGTSDHVDRVRMSAAMAEFIAAKILTDAGYGVVPEIEVTTGHSLDFRAESADTNVLVEVTRPQPPGNRAASGPVAAVRDTAETKTNGQLAEHGGGAVLFVDCSSFRDDSWSAVRGEQPDVRHRPAVVYRVRPNGHVEGYRKGAVPLDLGDAMEFLD
- a CDS encoding DUF2795 domain-containing protein; protein product: MLLNGTGDVIDDHEYPATTEELIEEYGDRTLELPNGSETVGDVLARLEPETFDNSEDARFAVYSAVSDKAVGRVGYSDRDPTPVGSPYSPDAVSF
- a CDS encoding PHP domain-containing protein; amino-acid sequence: MLYADLHVHTTRSDGSLELEAVPEAARRGGVDVVAVTDHDRVQPFDGPVVERDGVTLVHGIELRVETPGGQRIDLLGYGLEPSTELEAILGKIQENRIERGRAIVDCVESRLDIDLDVTIDGGFGRPHIARAIEAHPGTDYDYQGAFDHVIGSDCPCYVPRDVPSFERGQAALSESCRLVSLAHPLRYRDPESALALAADLDAVELQYPYGREVDRESVERAIERHDLLATGGSDAHDERLGVDGLSPEAYDRLELTVE
- a CDS encoding RNA-guided endonuclease TnpB family protein, with translation MSDTVTKTLQATLATPTAGKEQRLQHLLDTYRDALHDAFDARAKTMSAVNDIVTPYDLPYQAKDALKSYVPKLRDTYNARELDDEHPLRLVNRAAKFDHTDEREHGFVWQVPQPGRGTNFWIPLRINPEQESLWFDLLNDNAKAGELRLQRHRTSWELHVTIEFSVNEPAESNDITYIGFDVGESALITGCALKRDVPRKPMLESGSRARHLRKEMFTTLKRLQERDTAEWRINERFDHYQNALTDIVENVSRRAVKYAKSFEDPVIVLEDLSYIRERLDYGKFMNRRLHAWAFARLQGRIEDKAAEDGIRVEYVNAAYTSQTCHACNRLGRRDEQAEFVCPHDDCHVTEFQADINAAANIAGRVNPWGESVPWEPERDDSPRNGSASDSATVHRETSEKSSQMTLTAYSD
- a CDS encoding DUF6757 family protein, with product MNCHYCDREAAFAAESDGLKVGLCEEHFRERLQELAEADGLESLKEKVDVDRAE
- a CDS encoding ferredoxin family protein, which translates into the protein MAIDPQFHENREQVDEHEGHSVWGPVDEPEELGIHGTHVAVDFDICLADGACVEDCPVDVFEWIDTPGHPESEEKADPANEAQCIDCMLCVDVCPVDAIDVDAGRTA